A single window of Uloborus diversus isolate 005 chromosome 5, Udiv.v.3.1, whole genome shotgun sequence DNA harbors:
- the LOC129223006 gene encoding zinc finger BED domain-containing protein 5-like, whose amino-acid sequence MEKSPKQSTLSTRVSYELALLIAKKGSAHTVGEELIIPAAKIISNALFDEKCTKQINEIPLSNTTVKRRIDEMSENVKEVLVTFLRKSEYFSLQFDESTDVAGKANLLAFCRFEWNGNIQEEMLFCQSLPTRKIGEVIFKAADNFMKENEIDWTHCSIHREALAGKDCHKIFVQDKIEAMIIKLQRWARKVDQDSFDAFPTLHDFIETNEIKVDRKTAATIKDHLNAMASRFRHFFPKIEDEIQWIRNPFEENYLSKLKLSSSEEDSLIELSCHQSLKSLFKTTPLVPFWINARQEYPVIAKIALSHLMGFSTTYLCKRAFSTLVFLKNKYRNKLNVESDLRLKLSRFNPDIESLVEDKQCQKSH is encoded by the exons ATGGAAAAATCCCCAAAGCAAAGCACTCTAAGCACCAGAGTTTCTTATGAACTAGCTTTGTTAATTGCAAAAAAGGGTTCAGCTCACACCGTGGGAGAAGAACTTATCATACCCGCCGCAAAAATTATAAGTAATgctttatttgatgaaaaatgtacaaaacaaattaatgaaattcCGTTATCAAACACAACAGTGAAAAGAAGAATAGATGAAATGTCAGAAAACgtaaaagaagttctcgttactTTTCTGagaaaaagtgaatatttttcgCTCCAATTTGACGAAAGTACGGACGTTGCTGGCAAGGCTAATTTATTAGCTTTCTGTCGTTTTGAATGGAATGGAAATATTCAAGAAGAAATGTTGTTTTGTCAGTCTTTGCCAACAAGAAAAATTGGAGAGGTGATTTTCAAAGCTGCTGACAAtttcatgaaagaaaatgaaatagattGGACGCATTGTAGCATACATAGAGAAGCTCTTGCA GGCAAGGATTGTCATAAGATTTTTGTGCAAGACAAAATCGAAGCTATGATAATTAAACTTCAGAGATGGGCTCGAAAGGTAGACCAAGATTCTTTTGATGCGTTTCCTACTTTGCATGACTTTATTGAGACCAACGAAATTAAAGTCGATAGAAAAACAGCTGCAACAATAAAAGATCACCTCAACGCTATGGCCTCTAGATTCAG gcaCTTCTTCCCTAAAATTGAGGATGAAATTCAGTGGATCAGAAATCCCTTTGAAGAGAACTACCTTTCCAAACTGAAATTATCTTCAAGTGAAGAAGATTCATTAATTGAACTATCATGTCACCAATCTTTAAAATCGCTTTTCAAGACAACACCATTGGTCCCGTTTTGGATAAACGCTCGGCAAGAATATCCAGTTATTGCCAAAATTGCCCTCTCACACTTGATGGGGTTTTCTACAACTTATCTTTGTAAACGAGCTTTTTCAACTttagtatttttgaagaataaatacaGAAACAAGCTAAATGTTGAGAGCGATTTGAGATTAAAACTGTCTCGTTTCAATCCAGACATTGAATCGCTGGTGGAAGACAAACAGTGTCAAAAATCCCATTAA